CGCCAGGAGCGCGGGCTCGTGATGGACTTCGACCTCACCGAGAACGGCGTGCTCGGCTCCCAACACGACGTCCCGTTCGCACACAACGGCCGCCTCGACTGGTCGTACGCCGACGACCACGCGGTCGACATCATCGAAGAGTACGACGTTCGCCCACCGGACGCGAGCGCCGAGGCGAAGTCGCTGTCGGGCGGCAACCAGCAGAAGTTCATCGTCGGCCGGGAGTTCGCCCGCGACCCCTCCTGCATCGTCGCCTCGCACCCGACGCGCGGCGTCGACATCGGGTCGACGGAGTTCATCCACGACCGGCTCATCGACCTGCGCGACGAGGGACGAGCGGTGCTGCTCGTCTCCTCGAAGCTCGACGAGGTGCGCGGGCTGTCCGACCGCCTCGCGGTGATGTACCGCGGGCGCGTCGTCGACGTGGTCGACCCCGACGAGGTGACCGAAGAACAGCTCGGCCTGCTGATGGCCGGCGAGGAGCCCGAGGACGTTCCGCGCGCGCCGACGCCGGGCGCCCGCGACGGGGCCGGCTCCGGAGAGGCGGTGGAGACGCCGCCGACCGACGACGCGGACGCGGAGGTGGCCGATGACTGACGCTGGCGACGGGAGCGACCCGGCGTCGACGCCGTCGCCGCGCGACCGCGCGTTCGACGCGCTCGACCGCCTCGTGTCCGCCAGCGCGACCGAACGGCTCCTCATCTCTGGGTCTGCGCTCGTGTTGTCGATGGTGGTCGGCTTCCTCCTCATCCTCGTGGCGGGGCGGATGACCTCCTGTGACACGGCGGCGTACACGCTGTTCGGCGTCGGCTTCTGTTACGACCCGGTGCTCGTGTACGACAGCTTGTTCCTCGGCGCGTTCGGCGACTTCCTCGCGAACCCGCTCAACGGGCAGTTCGCCACCACCATCTCCGAGACGACGGTGCTGGTGTTCACGGGCGTCGCCGTCGCGGTGGCGTTCAAAGCGGGCGTGTTCAACATCGGCGGACAGGGCCAACTCGTGTTCGGCGCGCTCGCGAGCGCGCTGGCGACGTACGCCGTCGCGGGCGCCCTCTCGGGCGTCGTCGGCACCGTCGTGCTCGTCACCTTCGGCCTCGCGGTCGGCGCGTTCGTGGGTGGCCTGTACGGCGCTATCCCGGGCGCGCTGAAGGCGTACGCCGACGCCAACGAGGTGATCACGACGATCATGCTCAACTTCGTCGCCACCTCGGTGGCGCTGTACCTCGCGGGCGGCCCGTTCAAGGACCCCGAGAGCTTCGCCAACCAGACCCGGCGGCTCCCGGATTACGCGCTGTTCCCGCAGCCGCTGTTCCCGGGCCGGACGGACGCGTCGATGATCGCGCTCGTGCTGGCGGTCGTCGTCGCGCTCGGAATCGCGTACCTGCTCCAGCGGACGGCGTTCGGCTACGACATCCGGACGAGCGGCATCCAGCCGGACGCCGCCGAGTACGGCGGCGTCGACGCCGCACGCACGGTCGTCTCCTCGATGGCGCTGTCGGGCGCGCTCGCCGGCCTCGGTGGCGCGGTGTACGTCCTCACCATCGCCGGCAACTTCCAGACGGGCGTGCCCGACTACGGCTTCGACGGCATCACCGTCTCCATCCTCGCGGGCAACAACCCGGTCGGCGCCATCGCCGCCGCGCTGCTGTTCGGCGTCCTCAAGTCCGGGTCCATCGTCGTCGACGTGAGCACGGACGTGCCGCCGCAGTTGGTGGGCGTCCTCCGCGGGCTCATCGTCCTGTTCGTGGCGATGCCGGAGTTCTTCCGGATGATCGGCAAGCGCGTCGACGTGCGCGACCGGTTCGGGGGGAGTCGTGACGCCGTCGCGACCGACGGAGGTGAGGACGCGTGAGCGCTCCCTCCTCGATTCCGGAGGCGGTCGGCGACCGCGTCGACGCCCTCGGGACGCGCACGACGGTCGCGGTCGGGACGGTGCTGGCGGCGCTGCTCGCCGTCGGCGCACTCGCAGCGGCCGGCTCGGGCGACACCGTCGTGGCCGTCCTCGAACTGCTGTTCTCGAAGTCGACGCTCGGCGCGGCGCTGCGCCTGTCAGTGCCCATCGCGTTCGCCGCGCTGGGCGGCATCTTCGCCGAGAAGTCGGGCGTCATCAACATCGGGCTGGAGGGGCTGCTCATCATCTCGGCGTTCGCCGGGGTGTACGCCACCTCCGTCACCGGGTCGGTGTGGCTCGGCGTCCTCGGCGGCGTCGTCGCCTCGACGCTGCTGGCGGCGCTGTTCGCGGTCGTCTGCATCGAGTTCCGCGCCGACCAGATCATCGCGGGACTGGCCATCTGGCTCATCGCGCTCGGGCTCGCGCCGTTCGCCTCGCAGGTCGTGTTCGGCTCGAAGAACGCCTCCGCGGGCGCGACGTTCCCCGACATCCAGCAGCTGCTGGCCGACACCG
The DNA window shown above is from Halobaculum marinum and carries:
- a CDS encoding ABC transporter permease, giving the protein MTDAGDGSDPASTPSPRDRAFDALDRLVSASATERLLISGSALVLSMVVGFLLILVAGRMTSCDTAAYTLFGVGFCYDPVLVYDSLFLGAFGDFLANPLNGQFATTISETTVLVFTGVAVAVAFKAGVFNIGGQGQLVFGALASALATYAVAGALSGVVGTVVLVTFGLAVGAFVGGLYGAIPGALKAYADANEVITTIMLNFVATSVALYLAGGPFKDPESFANQTRRLPDYALFPQPLFPGRTDASMIALVLAVVVALGIAYLLQRTAFGYDIRTSGIQPDAAEYGGVDAARTVVSSMALSGALAGLGGAVYVLTIAGNFQTGVPDYGFDGITVSILAGNNPVGAIAAALLFGVLKSGSIVVDVSTDVPPQLVGVLRGLIVLFVAMPEFFRMIGKRVDVRDRFGGSRDAVATDGGEDA